In the genome of Methanopyrus kandleri AV19, one region contains:
- a CDS encoding BtpA/SgcQ family protein, translating into MEVVGVVHLPPLPGSPRAKSIEEVVERARRDAARLEDGGVDAVLVENFGDTPYYPDDVPKITVACMTRAVAEVVDTVSVPVGVNVLRNDGVAAVDVCAATGASFIRVNAYVEAVATDQGVLQPVAHMVWREIDRLGVDVEVYADIRVKHGRPLDDRPVEEVARDAVERGLADAVIVTGSATGSPPRPEEVRKVARVVDRVLVGSGVTPENAHVFLRAGAAGFIVGTYFKKNGITENPVDVDRVRELVRFIRRSGVERWP; encoded by the coding sequence TTGGAGGTTGTAGGTGTGGTGCACTTACCGCCGCTGCCAGGGTCTCCGCGGGCCAAGTCTATCGAGGAGGTAGTTGAGCGAGCCCGCCGGGATGCAGCGCGGCTCGAAGACGGTGGTGTCGACGCAGTTCTAGTTGAGAACTTCGGGGACACCCCTTACTACCCCGATGACGTGCCCAAGATCACCGTGGCCTGCATGACCAGGGCGGTGGCTGAAGTCGTCGATACCGTGAGCGTCCCCGTCGGCGTGAACGTGCTACGCAATGACGGTGTAGCGGCCGTCGACGTGTGCGCTGCGACCGGCGCCTCCTTTATCCGCGTTAATGCGTACGTGGAGGCCGTCGCTACAGATCAGGGCGTCCTCCAGCCCGTTGCGCACATGGTCTGGCGCGAGATCGACCGCCTAGGAGTGGACGTCGAGGTATACGCTGATATCAGAGTGAAGCACGGACGACCTCTGGACGACAGACCCGTCGAAGAGGTCGCACGGGACGCTGTGGAGCGAGGACTAGCCGACGCTGTGATCGTCACGGGCTCCGCCACCGGGTCCCCTCCGCGGCCTGAAGAGGTGCGCAAGGTTGCCAGGGTCGTCGATCGAGTTCTGGTGGGTAGTGGCGTGACTCCGGAAAACGCTCACGTTTTCCTCCGAGCCGGGGCGGCGGGTTTCATAGTGGGGACATACTTCAAGAAGAACGGGATCACCGAGAACCCGGTGGACGTGGACCGCGTACGTGAGCTGGTGCGGTTCATCCGACGCTCAGGGGTAGAACGCTGGCCTTGA
- a CDS encoding nucleotidyltransferase domain-containing protein, protein MIQKRLNRRELEWVRKRVAREAARLLYEGAVDEYIDAKRLAARRLGVDVMPSNREVAIELDRIGDELEGEEKLHRLKRLREEALKVMEAIEDLEPRLIGSVWRGNIKRESDIDIAVLGTTDPEEVIERLKEAGIEVLDVEEVVITERGGKPLDIPEHYVNIKVRTPGGEKAEIGVTVSSPELERKGRVDLGRCDFFGDKITGLSVEELRKLLREDPYRKFIPRG, encoded by the coding sequence TTGATACAGAAGAGGCTGAACCGTAGGGAGCTCGAATGGGTGAGGAAGAGAGTGGCGCGAGAGGCGGCCAGACTCCTCTACGAGGGTGCCGTCGACGAGTATATCGACGCGAAGAGACTGGCCGCCAGGCGCCTAGGTGTCGATGTGATGCCGTCCAACCGTGAGGTCGCAATCGAACTCGACCGCATCGGGGACGAGCTAGAAGGCGAAGAGAAGCTGCACCGGTTGAAGAGGCTAAGGGAGGAGGCGCTCAAAGTGATGGAGGCCATCGAGGACCTGGAGCCGCGGCTGATCGGAAGCGTGTGGCGCGGGAACATCAAACGGGAAAGTGACATCGATATCGCGGTTCTGGGGACGACGGACCCCGAGGAAGTCATCGAGCGCTTGAAGGAGGCCGGGATCGAGGTATTGGACGTGGAGGAAGTGGTGATCACGGAGCGCGGTGGGAAACCCCTGGACATTCCGGAACACTACGTCAACATCAAAGTTAGGACACCGGGCGGCGAGAAGGCCGAGATCGGCGTCACCGTCAGCAGTCCGGAGCTGGAACGTAAGGGGCGTGTAGACCTCGGGAGGTGCGATTTCTTCGGAGACAAAATCACGGGATTGAGCGTAGAAGAACTACGGAAACTGC